In one window of Solanum pennellii chromosome 2, SPENNV200 DNA:
- the LOC107011636 gene encoding ribosome biogenesis protein NOP53 isoform X1: MGKNKSSRKGKKAWRANISTEDIEDFFDNSTKDALSGGSLAQVPSDSLFYVDKSRDLSVKRKIEKHREKVLRYDSILQSNAFVEPVPSSTGKKSKKKSKLQIAKDTAQQGQKDSSGGDSGMVDIWNDKDELVIKTKKKAKTSVIPAVEVEPPGCSFNPPSESHQDALACAVADEMQKIYRNELGPEPIPLVVPGEVVNEEDMYFLEADSGSDTENENLVEDGKTDLDKRPQKPKMLTQVEKNRRARRKEQLKAEAEATKAAQLSKEIDSLPDIIQEIEREEGEKQKRHLRRVTAIKEKLKSCPPRLGKRKFVPAPAQVLLSEEITGSLRKLKGCCTLARDRFKSLEKRGLVVPSKKSSRK, translated from the exons ATGGGGAAGAATAAGAGCTCAAGGAAAGGGAAGAAGGCATGGAGAGCCAACATAAGTACGGAGGATATTGAAGATTTCTTTGACAACTCCACTAAAGATGCTCTTTCAGGCGGTTCTCTTGCTCAAGTTCCCAGTGACTCTCTCTTTTATGTCGACAAATCCAGAG ATCTTTCTGTCAAACGGAAAATTGAAAAACACCGGGAGAAAGTACTTCGATATGATAGTATACTACAAAGCAATGCCTTTGTTGAACCTGTACCTTCTTCAACTGGGAAGAAATCCAAGAAGAAAAGTAAACTTCAGATAGCCAAGGATACTGCTCAACAGGGTCAAAAG GATTCGTCTGGTGGAGACTCTGGCATGGTTGACATTTGGAATGATAAAG ATGAACTGGTCATCAAAACCAAAAAG AAGGCCAAGACTTCTGTTATACCTGCTGTGGAAGTTGAGCCTCCAGGATGCTCATTCAATCCCCCATCCGAAAGTCATCAG GATGCATTAGCTTGTGCTGTTGCAGAtgaaatgcagaaaatttataGAAATGAATTGGGGCCGGAGCCTATTCCATTGGTTGTTCCCGGAGAAGTAGTTAATGAAGAAGAT ATGTATTTCCTTGAAGCGGACAGTGGGAGTGACACGGAGAATGAAAATCTAGTGGAAGACGGAAAAACAGATTTGGATAAAAG GCCGCAAAAGCCCAAAATGCTGACTCAAGTTGAGAAGAATCGACGGGCTAGACGCAAAGAACAGTTGAAAGCAGAAGCTGAAGCAACAAAAGCAGCACAACTCTCCAAAGAGATTGATAG CTTACCGGATATTATTCAAGAAATAGAGAGAGAGGAAGGAGAAAAACAGAAACGACATCTACGTCGTGTCACTgctataaaagaaaaactaaaatcttgTCCACCACGCTTGGGAAAGCGCAA ATTCGTGCCTGCTCCTGCTCAGGTTTTACTGTCTGAAGAGATAACTGGTTCCCTGCGTAAATTAAAG GGATGTTGCACCCTTGCAAGAGATCGGTTTAAAAGCCTGGAGAAAAGGGGACTAGTTGTTCCTTCAAAAAAGAGTAGCAG GAAATAG
- the LOC107011636 gene encoding ribosome biogenesis protein NOP53 isoform X2 gives MGKNKSSRKGKKAWRANISTEDIEDFFDNSTKDALSGGSLAQVPSDSLFYVDKSRDLSVKRKIEKHREKVLRYDSILQSNAFVEPVPSSTGKKSKKKSKLQIAKDTAQQGQKDSSGGDSGMVDIWNDKDELVIKTKKAKTSVIPAVEVEPPGCSFNPPSESHQDALACAVADEMQKIYRNELGPEPIPLVVPGEVVNEEDMYFLEADSGSDTENENLVEDGKTDLDKRPQKPKMLTQVEKNRRARRKEQLKAEAEATKAAQLSKEIDSLPDIIQEIEREEGEKQKRHLRRVTAIKEKLKSCPPRLGKRKFVPAPAQVLLSEEITGSLRKLKGCCTLARDRFKSLEKRGLVVPSKKSSRK, from the exons ATGGGGAAGAATAAGAGCTCAAGGAAAGGGAAGAAGGCATGGAGAGCCAACATAAGTACGGAGGATATTGAAGATTTCTTTGACAACTCCACTAAAGATGCTCTTTCAGGCGGTTCTCTTGCTCAAGTTCCCAGTGACTCTCTCTTTTATGTCGACAAATCCAGAG ATCTTTCTGTCAAACGGAAAATTGAAAAACACCGGGAGAAAGTACTTCGATATGATAGTATACTACAAAGCAATGCCTTTGTTGAACCTGTACCTTCTTCAACTGGGAAGAAATCCAAGAAGAAAAGTAAACTTCAGATAGCCAAGGATACTGCTCAACAGGGTCAAAAG GATTCGTCTGGTGGAGACTCTGGCATGGTTGACATTTGGAATGATAAAG ATGAACTGGTCATCAAAACCAAAAAG GCCAAGACTTCTGTTATACCTGCTGTGGAAGTTGAGCCTCCAGGATGCTCATTCAATCCCCCATCCGAAAGTCATCAG GATGCATTAGCTTGTGCTGTTGCAGAtgaaatgcagaaaatttataGAAATGAATTGGGGCCGGAGCCTATTCCATTGGTTGTTCCCGGAGAAGTAGTTAATGAAGAAGAT ATGTATTTCCTTGAAGCGGACAGTGGGAGTGACACGGAGAATGAAAATCTAGTGGAAGACGGAAAAACAGATTTGGATAAAAG GCCGCAAAAGCCCAAAATGCTGACTCAAGTTGAGAAGAATCGACGGGCTAGACGCAAAGAACAGTTGAAAGCAGAAGCTGAAGCAACAAAAGCAGCACAACTCTCCAAAGAGATTGATAG CTTACCGGATATTATTCAAGAAATAGAGAGAGAGGAAGGAGAAAAACAGAAACGACATCTACGTCGTGTCACTgctataaaagaaaaactaaaatcttgTCCACCACGCTTGGGAAAGCGCAA ATTCGTGCCTGCTCCTGCTCAGGTTTTACTGTCTGAAGAGATAACTGGTTCCCTGCGTAAATTAAAG GGATGTTGCACCCTTGCAAGAGATCGGTTTAAAAGCCTGGAGAAAAGGGGACTAGTTGTTCCTTCAAAAAAGAGTAGCAG GAAATAG